Genomic window (Verrucomicrobiia bacterium):
AACGTGCCTTTACCGCGTCCGCCGGCATGGATCTGCGATTTCACCACGACGAGTTTATTGCCGCCGGCAAAAAGTTTTTCGGCGACCGCCTGAGCTTCCGCCGCCGTGGTGCAAACTTCACCGGGAGGCACCGTGACTCCGTGTTGAGCGAGTAATTGTTTGGCCTGATATTCGTGAATGTTCATTTCAAAAGCGGTTTTCATTGAACGCCGCTTTGGAAACAAAATCAATCTTTAACCCAAGCTGAAAGCTTGGTGATGCAGCGGCGTCGCGGTGGCGTGGCGGTTTTACCACCAGAGGTAATTGGGATCCGGAACGATATTTTCGTCGGCCGGCGAATAGTTTTCCGGGAAGGTAAAATAGACGGCGTGGCCATCCGCAAACGAAAGGTTCAGGATCCGTTTGCGGGTTCGGGTGTGCCACTGAGTGCGGCGATCGGAGGTGGGGCGATTGCCGTGGATGGGCCAATCGCCCACGATGACCTTGTTGTCCGTGCGGGTGAAGCGGCTCGATTTTACCGGCGGACTGATGTTGATCAGACTCTTGGCGGCGGTCACGTATTTCATCCGGAAACTATCCAGGGCAAAGGGCACGAGATAACTATTGCCGTAAGCCACCCAGACCGGGTCGCTCATGTTGTTGAGCGCATCGCCTTTATCGCGCGGACAGTGAAAGACCTGCAGGTTTTGCGCATAGACGTTTAGCGGGCGGTTGGTGGGCCAGACACTACTGGCAATATATTTCGGATCATTGCCACGCTGACCGCCGTACGTGGGCCAGTCATCATGGATGGGAAACGTGTCCGCGTTATCGTCCGCGTACAGGCGCATGGCCAGATTGATCTGCCGCAAATTATTCAGGCAATAAATCCGGGCGGCCCGGTCCTTGGCCGCGCTCAACGCGGGCAGCAACAGCGCCGCCAGGATGGCAATGATCGCGATGACCACCAACAGCTCGATCAACGTGAAGGCGAGCGTTGTTGCTTTGCGCGAGGCGGCAGCGTTGGCGGCGGGCGAGGACATGCTCGCAGTCTTTTCGGAGTCGAGTTTAATTGGCGATGACGCCAATCTCGACCGGCTCGACGCTGACGCCGGTTTTTTCCAGCCACTTGATGGCGGCCTTTACTTCCGCGCGTTCACCCGCCAGTTCCAAACACACAATGCCAATTTCGTCCGTAACGCTGGCTTGGCGGATATTGGTGACCAGTTGAAATTTCTGCCCCAACTGCCAGACGAGCGGTTTGGTGATGAGCCGGGGCGGATACATCAGCCAGAGACGCGTGCGTTGTGGCGTTTGCGGAGTGGTGCGAACTGATTTTTTCTTTTTGGCTGCCATGACAATTAATAGTTCAGAGTTAAAAATTCAAAAGGCCCGGGTAGATAGTGGCCGCCTCGTGCCCCGTTCGCCACTCGTAATTTTACCTGCTGCAGCTGGAGCGGTTGACTTTAACCGCCGGCGATTGCCGGAATGATGCTGATTTCGTCGCCGTCCTTGAGCGGGGTCTGTGAATTCTGGAGGAAGCGGATGTCTTCCTCGTTCACATAGATATTCACGAACCGGCGGACTTCGCCTTTTTCGTCCACCAACCGCTCGGCGATGCCGGGGTAGCGGGACTGCAATTCGGTGATCGCCTCGCCAATGGTGGCGGCGTTGACTTCGACCAGCTCCTCGTTGTGGGTCAACTTGCGGAGCGGCGTGGGGATGCGGACTTTCTTTGCCATAAATCAAGAATTAGTGCGGCGCTTTACGGGTAGCTTGGCGACAGGATGTTTTGAATTTTGTTCCCGTTTGCGGGTTTCGACAAACAGCTTGTCCAGGTCATGACCGTAAGACGCGGAAAGCGTATCCTTCGCACGCCACACTTCTTTGAGCACCAGATCGCCGGTTTCGTCTGTTGATTTAATGTCAGTCGCTTTCATAATCGCCATCCATCAGTTCTTCCGGCGTGCAAATGACCGGGAGCTCGAAACCTGCCGACTCCATCAAACGTCGCAACCTTGTCTGAATGGCTGCATTGGCGATGTGCCGACAGTTCCAACTCAAAAGTATATCCAGGTTATAGGCACTGGCGAGAGCAATATGCACGGCATCACGGTCAGCGGTGATGGGCAGGAGTCCTGAATGTTGAATCTTGCGGGCGACTTCCTTGATTTCATCGGTCGCTAAAAGTAACGGTACACTTTGCAGAGTTTTGAGGCGAAGTTGGGCCATGGCTGGCTCGCCAAACGCGACTTCATCCAGCACAACTTGCGAGGTGTAAAGTTCATGGCTGCCGCGTTTCATCTCCCACCAATCCTTGGTGAGCTGTTGGCGGGCGGCTTGCAGGAGGTCATGGGCCGGGCGCGCGACAATATAGCTCGGAATGGTGCTTTCGATGTAGATGCGCACGGTTTGCTGAATTGCAAATCACTCGCCAATGGTGGCGGCGTTGACTTCGACCAGCTCCTCGTTGTGGGTCAACTTGCGGAGCGGCGTGGGGATGCGGACTTTCTTTGCCATAAATTCAATTTCAATTTTTCAGCTTCAATCCTTGCGGAACAAACGGAGCAAAATCTTTCTCATTTTCGGTGGCCAACTCAGCGTTGGATGCAATCGCTGTGGCGGCGATCAAACAATCAAATCGCGAACCACGGCGACGACCAGTCTGATTGAACAACTGTGCCGCCAGGGCTGCGGTGGCTTTTTCAAACCCCACGACGTTCCCGCCAATAACTGTTTCCACCAAGGCGATTTCATTCGCGCTTACCGGTCCGTTCAAAAATTCCGTCCACGCTGGCGCGCTCGCCCCCCAAGTTTCCCCATCGGCCAGCCATTGATCCACATGGGCTGCCGGAGTCGCGCCGCGCACTACGAGACCGATCAGATAATTCGTATCCAGATGGATCATTATCGGCTGACATTTTCGTGGGCCAGACGTTCGGCATGTAATTCTCGTAGGTAGCTTTTAGCCAGACTGGATGTGAGCCGCGACCGGGATTGCAACCGTCGCAGCGCCTCGCGTCCTCTGGTGAGGTCTGTGGCGGTCTGGGAAACCGGTTGGAGTAAAACTGTGCAACCACCATCATTGATGGCGACCGCTTCGCCTTCAACAGCGCGGTGAACCCACTCTTTCAAGTTGCGGCTGGCTTCCTGCACAGTCAGAGTTTTCACGATTGCAACCTAACACGTTCAAATCTTGCCTGCCAAGCCGCAATCGCCAATGGTGGCGGCGTTGACTTCGACCAGCTCCTCGTTGTGGGGCAACTTACGGAGCGGCGAGGGGATGCGGACTTTCTTTGGCATAAATTTAATTTCAACTTTGCTTCGCTATGAGCTCTAGAAACTCGCTGGCGCGGACAATCTCAATGCTCTGAAACTTCTTCAAATCCAGTAAATCCTTGTCGCCACTGAGGACATAGGTTGCTTTGCCCGCAATGGCACATTCAATCACCGCATTGTCATCCGGGTCGCACGGCACCGCCTCAAGCGTCCTGGGATTTTGACGAGACGGACAAAGCTCAAATAGCGGGCGATTGTTTCGGCGCTTTGTTCGGCGGTAAAACCAAATTTGAGTTCCAGTTTCTCGGCCCACTCATCCATCAACTCGGCGCAAGTGACCGCTTGGATTTTTCCCGCTCGCGCCAGCTCCACACATTCAAATGGCTTGCCCCGCCAGCCGGTTGCTGAAAAAAGAATGTTAGTGTCAAAAACGACGGTAAGCGCCACAATCAATCCTCGTGCAACCATCGGTCCACGAATTCCTCACGTTGATCTTCGGAGAGGCGATCCCAGTTCAGTCCACGTTCAGCGCACTGACGACGTAATTGTGCCTCGGCGAAGCGCATCCGCTCCTCATGGCGGGTTTCCGCTTCCTCGGCCAAGGCCAGCAGGGCTTTGCGTTTGCGCGCGGAGGGCAACTGACGCACCAGCGACAGTACCTGATCGTCGGTTAATTCCAAAACGCTCATGTCGCAAAAATACCAGCAAATGCACGAATCACAACCTCACTCTGCGCTTCGCCAATGGTGGCGGCGTTGACTTCGACCAACTCCTCGTTGTGGGTCAACTTGCGGAGCGGCGTGGGGATGCGGGCTTTCTTTGCCATAAATCTTTTACTTGCCTGTTACTGTGTTGTGTAAGGTCGAAATGCTGGTTGTCTGATTGGGAAAAAATCTGGGGCAAAAGTTTTAGGTGAAATCTTTTCACTTATCAGGGAATCAAGAAAGCCTGTCAGCGTCATGTCAAATACATCATATTCTTCAGACAGTTTTCCGTCGAGACAGACGATCCGCCATGAATCTGGATTGCCCGAAGTCTGCCAACACAGAGTGCCCCCATTATCGTCATAACCAAATGCAAGCAGACCATCTGGAGCAGGATGTATTTGGAACGGTGCGTTATACTTGGGATACTTCCGTTGTTGCTCGCTGAATCCCGTGAATCGCATTTGCATCCATTCGCGCCAACTCTCTTGTGCTTGCGGATGCTTCCACTTGTAAAATGGATTCAGCACTCCGAAGAAATCACCCCACTGGCCAGCCCCATAGATTTGAATGTAGTCTTTGAAATCTTGGGGCAGCGGTGTGGCCATTTCGCACTCAATTTGCTGCCAAGCATCTGATGATCCGGGTGCAACCGGATTGACCGGCGGTGGCGCCAGCTTTATCAAGTTTTGAAGGGACTGATTCACAAATGCACGAAGACTACACCCTCACCTTTTCCGCACTCGCCAGCATCACATCAAACTTCCGCAGGCCCGGCTTGATTTCACGCGTCTTGTCCTTCATTGACTCAGGGCCACGCCTTCCAGTTGTACTTCGCGCACATTGGCTTTGCCGCCGAGGCGTTTTTGCGCGTCAAGGATTTCCACGCCCACCACGTTGCCGTCCTTGTCGTAATCAAGAATGACGCCGGGTTTGTCCTCGTCGCTCTCCTCAATAGGCGCGTTGCTGAAAAGCACGTGGAGCACGTCCACTTTGGAGTCGTAGATAACTTTCATGGCTTCCAGTATTTGTTGATTTTGCTCGTCCGGTACAACGTCACTACGATAGCAGGTTCCACGGTGTCGTCCACAATCACTCGCAGCAGAAACGTCCGGCCATCGCCGAAATCCACTTTGGATTGATAGGCCTTTCGCGGCGGATGTTCCGGCACGATTTGCTGCGGCTGGCGCAGAACGACTTCAACCGTTGCTCGCGGAATCTGCCGCAAGCTGAGTTCAGTTTCCGCGTGCTTGGAAAACTGAAAGTTCATCTTGGTTTACGCGCTGACCTTTTCCTCACTCGCCAGCATCGCCTCGAACTCCCGCAGGCTCGGCTTGATTTCACGCGTCTTGCTCAAGCGAGGCCCAGTTGTTTGCGAATTTCGTCGGTCGAATAAGAGCGTTTGCCTTTGTTCTGCGCACGCGCTTCCAGCACGTCGAGATAGTCGTGCAAATCCTCCACTTGCTCGCGCAGGGAGGAGATTTGTTTAATCACCAGTTTTCGCTGCTTTTGCGCAGTCGGTTTCTCTGCTATCGCATTACTCATAAACGTCCTTCCGGTTGCCGATTCTTTGAACCAAAATCCTGTCGCCAACCACGTCAAATAGAATCCGATAGTCGCCCATGCGCAACCTAAAAGCCACATCGGCATTTTGCAGCCGCTTGATGTTGCCGAGCAAACCTTGTTCAAGTCGCTGAATCTTCCGGAGAATTTGCTCCGCTTCCCGCTTCGGGATGGAACGTAAATCATCCAGCGCGGACTCCGCGTATTTGATTTGGTAGCGTTGAGCGGCCACGGGCTTTCTTTCAGCGCAGGTTACGCTGAGACTTTCTCCTCACTCGCCAGCATCGTCTCGAACTCCCGCAGGCTCGGCTTGATTTCGCGGGTCTTGCCGACGTGGCCCACGACGGCGTCGAGTGTTTTCAGGCCGTTGCCGGTGATGCAGAGGACGGCGGAATCATTCGCCGGAATTTTCCCGAACGCAATGAGTTTCTTCGCCACGCCCACGGTCACGCCGCCCGCCGTTTCCGCAAAGATGCCTTCGTGTTCGGCGAGTAGGCGGATGCCTTCGCGGATTTCGTCGTCGGTCACGTCGTCGGCCGCGCCGCCGGTTTCCTTCATCACGCGCAATGCGTAGAAGCCGTCCGCCGGCGTGCCGATGGCGAGCGATTTCGCAATCGTGTTCGGTTTGACGGGCTTGAAGAAATCCAGTCCCGCCTTTTGTGCGACCGAGATCGGCGAGCAACCGGTCGCCTGCGCGCCGTGAATGGAATACTTCGTTTCACTCACGAGGCCGAGTTTCACGAATTCCTGATAGCCTTTGTGAACCTTCGTCAGCAATGAGCCGGAGGCCATCGGCACGACGGTGTGTTGCGGGATTTTCCAGCCGAGTTGTTCGATGATTTCGTAAGCCTGACTCTTCGAGCCTTCGGCGTAGTAGGGGCGCATGTTCACGTTTACAAACGCCCAACCGAACTTACCCGCGATCTCGGCGCAGAGCCGGTTCACTTCGTCGTAATGACCTTTGATACCGATGACGTTCGCGCCATAAACGAGCGAGTTGACGACCTTGCCTTGTTCCAGATCGGACGGGATGAAGACGTAGGATTTCAGGCCCGCGCTCGCGGCATTGGCGGCGACGGAATTGGCGAGGTTGCCCGTGGACGCGCACGCGACGGTGGTGAAACCGAGTTCGCGCGAGCGGCTCAACGCGACGCTGACGACGCGGTCTTTGAACGAGAGCGTGGGGTAATTCACCGTGTCGTTCTTGATCCAGAGTTCGCGAATGCCAAGCGCTTTGGCGAGGCGATCCGCCTTCACGAGCGGCGTGAAACCGACTTGCGTGCCGACGGTGGGTTCATTTGCGACGGGCAGCAATTCGCGATAACGCCACATCGCCTTCGGGCGCGATTGGATGGCGGCCTTGGTCAAAGACTTCTTGATGCGGTCGTAGTCGTAGGCGACCTCGAGCGGGCCGAAGTCGAACTCGCAAACGTGGGTCGCTTCGAGCGGATATTCGCGGCCGCACTCGCGACACTTGAGCGCCTTCATGTAACCATCGTGTTTTTCACTCATAAATCTTTTCGTGGCGGCGACGCCCTCGTCGCAATGTTTCATCTATCTGTCATACTCGTAATTGGCGGCGAGGGCGTCGCCACCACGCTTAAGCGACGGGTCGTCGCTTCTACAGGCAAACAAAAAGCCCTGACTCATGGAGAGACAGGGCGGAAATTTTTTACGCTCATCTCATTTTTCTCGTCGGCTGCGTGGATTCAACATCCGCGCCTGCAGCGAGCTGGAATTGGCACCTGCATTGAAACTCGCGCTTCAACCGGTTGCCGTGGCGTCATCGGGCCAGTCCCTCAGCCACTCTACATGAGACCGTTGTTATCAACGGATGCGGATAGATTGATGAGGCGGTTAAACATTGTCAAAAGATTATTTCCGCACGGGTGTCGCGCTGAGAATCCGATCGAGTGGCCAAGCGCAGAGATTCGCAGGGCTGGCGATATTCGGTTGAGGGCGGCATGGACGATGAAGAAGCCGAATTACGAGAAAAAGTTGTTCAGTGAGTTTCCGAAACGGAGCGGTGGTGCGTTCATCAAAAACTTATTGGTTGCATTACTCCGACCGAAAGTAGTGAAAAATTTCACAAAGAGTCTTGCAGTCGGGTGAGGGGCTTAGTAATCATTTTTTGTCGTTGCGGGGTTGGTTGGGTTGAATTATTCCTTCCCCCGCGATTTTTTCCTGTGAAGTCGGCTTGGCGTTGAGCCGATTTTTCTATGGGTGTTTTGTATTCATTAGTTATTGCGACGGACTGAAAGCGATTTGCGATGTCAGCCATTTTTCCGAAGTGGACCAACAAGCTGCCGTTGATGATCATCATAGGCGGCACGTTGACAGCCGGAGCTGTCACGGCGGGCGTGTGGTATTATTTCACGCCGAAATATTTTCGAGTTGGCTATCAGCCCATCCAGCCGGTGGCCTTCTCTCATGCCACGCACGCGGGGCAATTGGGCATTGATTGCCGGTATTGCCATAGCGCGGTGGAAAAATCCTGGTTTTCCAACATCCCCTCCAGCTCGACGTGCATGAACTGCCACAACCAGGTGCTGAAGGACGATCCACGGCTGGCGCTGGTGCGCGAGAGCGCCGCCACCGGCAAGCCGATTCCGTGGGTGCAGATTCATCGCGTGCCGGATTTCGTGTATTTCAATCACGCGGTTCACGTCAACCGGGGCATCAGTTGTGTGGAATGTCATGGGCGCGTGGATCAAATGGAGGAAGTTTATCACGCCAAGCCGTTGAGCATGTCGTTCTGCCTGGATTGCCATAATAATCCCGCGTCCAAAGTGCGTCCGGCGGATAAGATTACCGATCTCAGTTGGACTCCCAGTGAAGATCCGAACGAAGCTGCCAAACGGCAGGAGGCCTTCGGCAAGAAGTTCGTCCACGATTTTCGCGTCGAGTCAATGAACAACTGTTCAGCCTGTCACCGATGAAAAATCCTCCTGCTCCTGATCGCCAACTCCAGTCCGGTCGCGTCTATTGGCGCGGCTTGGAGCAACTGTCCGAAACGCCCGAGTTCAAAGAGTTTTTGGAACGTGAATTTCCCGCGAACTCCGATGATTTCTCCGATCCGGTTTCGCGCCGCCACTTTGTCAAAATCATGTCCGCCTCGCTGGCGCTGGCCGGCATCGGGTTGGGCGCAACGGGTTGTCGGCGTCCGGAAG
Coding sequences:
- a CDS encoding prepilin-type N-terminal cleavage/methylation domain-containing protein, encoding MSSPAANAAASRKATTLAFTLIELLVVIAIIAILAALLLPALSAAKDRAARIYCLNNLRQINLAMRLYADDNADTFPIHDDWPTYGGQRGNDPKYIASSVWPTNRPLNVYAQNLQVFHCPRDKGDALNNMSDPVWVAYGNSYLVPFALDSFRMKYVTAAKSLINISPPVKSSRFTRTDNKVIVGDWPIHGNRPTSDRRTQWHTRTRKRILNLSFADGHAVYFTFPENYSPADENIVPDPNYLWW
- a CDS encoding NIL domain-containing protein is translated as MAAKKKKSVRTTPQTPQRTRLWLMYPPRLITKPLVWQLGQKFQLVTNIRQASVTDEIGIVCLELAGERAEVKAAIKWLEKTGVSVEPVEIGVIAN
- a CDS encoding MoaD/ThiS family protein; this encodes MAKKVRIPTPLRKLTHNEELVEVNAATIGEAITELQSRYPGIAERLVDEKGEVRRFVNIYVNEEDIRFLQNSQTPLKDGDEISIIPAIAGG
- a CDS encoding type II toxin-antitoxin system VapC family toxin, whose translation is MRIYIESTIPSYIVARPAHDLLQAARQQLTKDWWEMKRGSHELYTSQVVLDEVAFGEPAMAQLRLKTLQSVPLLLATDEIKEVARKIQHSGLLPITADRDAVHIALASAYNLDILLSWNCRHIANAAIQTRLRRLMESAGFELPVICTPEELMDGDYESD
- a CDS encoding PIN domain-containing protein, with protein sequence MIHLDTNYLIGLVVRGATPAAHVDQWLADGETWGASAPAWTEFLNGPVSANEIALVETVIGGNVVGFEKATAALAAQLFNQTGRRRGSRFDCLIAATAIASNAELATENEKDFAPFVPQGLKLKN
- a CDS encoding PIN domain-containing protein, yielding MVARGLIVALTVVFDTNILFSATGWRGKPFECVELARAGKIQAVTCAELMDEWAEKLELKFGFTAEQSAETIARYLSFVRLVKIPGRLRRCRATRMTMR
- a CDS encoding SMI1/KNR4 family protein, translating into MNQSLQNLIKLAPPPVNPVAPGSSDAWQQIECEMATPLPQDFKDYIQIYGAGQWGDFFGVLNPFYKWKHPQAQESWREWMQMRFTGFSEQQRKYPKYNAPFQIHPAPDGLLAFGYDDNGGTLCWQTSGNPDSWRIVCLDGKLSEEYDVFDMTLTGFLDSLISEKISPKTFAPDFFPIRQPAFRPYTTQ
- a CDS encoding DUF2283 domain-containing protein, which encodes MKVIYDSKVDVLHVLFSNAPIEESDEDKPGVILDYDKDGNVVGVEILDAQKRLGGKANVREVQLEGVALSQ
- a CDS encoding DUF4258 domain-containing protein codes for the protein MNFQFSKHAETELSLRQIPRATVEVVLRQPQQIVPEHPPRKAYQSKVDFGDGRTFLLRVIVDDTVEPAIVVTLYRTSKINKYWKP
- a CDS encoding type II toxin-antitoxin system RelE/ParE family toxin; the protein is MAAQRYQIKYAESALDDLRSIPKREAEQILRKIQRLEQGLLGNIKRLQNADVAFRLRMGDYRILFDVVGDRILVQRIGNRKDVYE
- the thrC gene encoding threonine synthase; its protein translation is MSEKHDGYMKALKCRECGREYPLEATHVCEFDFGPLEVAYDYDRIKKSLTKAAIQSRPKAMWRYRELLPVANEPTVGTQVGFTPLVKADRLAKALGIRELWIKNDTVNYPTLSFKDRVVSVALSRSRELGFTTVACASTGNLANSVAANAASAGLKSYVFIPSDLEQGKVVNSLVYGANVIGIKGHYDEVNRLCAEIAGKFGWAFVNVNMRPYYAEGSKSQAYEIIEQLGWKIPQHTVVPMASGSLLTKVHKGYQEFVKLGLVSETKYSIHGAQATGCSPISVAQKAGLDFFKPVKPNTIAKSLAIGTPADGFYALRVMKETGGAADDVTDDEIREGIRLLAEHEGIFAETAGGVTVGVAKKLIAFGKIPANDSAVLCITGNGLKTLDAVVGHVGKTREIKPSLREFETMLASEEKVSA
- a CDS encoding cytochrome c family protein, which encodes MSAIFPKWTNKLPLMIIIGGTLTAGAVTAGVWYYFTPKYFRVGYQPIQPVAFSHATHAGQLGIDCRYCHSAVEKSWFSNIPSSSTCMNCHNQVLKDDPRLALVRESAATGKPIPWVQIHRVPDFVYFNHAVHVNRGISCVECHGRVDQMEEVYHAKPLSMSFCLDCHNNPASKVRPADKITDLSWTPSEDPNEAAKRQEAFGKKFVHDFRVESMNNCSACHR